Proteins from one Nakamurella multipartita DSM 44233 genomic window:
- the smc gene encoding chromosome segregation protein SMC, whose amino-acid sequence MHLKSLTMKGFKSFASSTTLRLEPGITAVVGPNGSGKSNVVDAIAWVLGEQGAKALRGGKMEDVIFAGTADRPPLGRAEVTLTIDNSDGALPIDYAEVSITRRMFRDGVGEYEINGSSCRLLDIQELLSDSGIGREMHVIVGQGQLDAVLQARPEDRRAFVEEAAGVLKHRKRREKTIRKLDAMQANLNRLTDLTAEIRRQLGPLGRQAAVARRAAGVQADLRDARMRLLADELTQILTKIEQDAVDEQTAVEHRNRVQRDLAEATERLSTAEAELRELSPAVARAQETWFALSALAERVRGTVALAAERARNLSAPVRDAAESRRDPDELEARAERAEAEHEALVEAVEAAAERLAAASDERQEREHALRAAEHELSAASRLIADRREGLAKLAGQVQAARSRLSAGSDEVQRLSAAVTEARDRAAQAQVEFTRAQDTVGDLDSSEVGLDEAHEMATAELEVARTAAAELTDHLRHAQSTASSLQARVDALALGLDRRDGTADLLAAGADAPGLLGGVADAIGVTPGHETAIAAALGAVADAVAVRSVSDAAAALDLLRSNDSGRAGILIQGARSQPDRRSWPELPAGAHWAVDLIRAPDMLLPALTRTLELVAVVPDAAAAIALIGAVPDVRCVTADGDVIGPDWASGGSAGGQTLLEIQATRDQAADELTAAQARIEELTAALAQAKARVSAAEAAAAATLSALNESDAHISAVAEELARYGSAARAAAAEANRLEERRQAAETAREQHRRAVDDLEARLAAVESEQAPVEVDTSLRDELADSAAQARQREVEARLVHRSAEERANAAAGAGDSLRRAAAAERDQRRRIAAANQRRVLQAAVATRVAELGERVAQRLSVSLAEAAAEKDTCAQRRAEVDAVLHEARARAAELQSQWDKLTDAVHSGEVLRAQQTMLAQQLADRSVDEFAIPADELIAAYGPSNPVPPNPQEMAEYEAAKERGEDVAAPPSMPYDRPTQERRLRRAERDLTALGKVNPLALEEYAGLEERHKFLATQLEDLKSTRKDLLQVIKDVDEKILELFAAAYWDVEREFKIVFSTLFPGGEGELVLTDPSNMLTTGIEVNARPPGKKVKRLSLLSGGERSLTAVALLVAIFRARPSPFYVMDEVEAALDEVNLTRLVSLMAELRESSQLIVITHQKFTMESADALYGVSMRGDGISQVISQRIRERPAAEPTSPPVGGPAEELATAP is encoded by the coding sequence GTGCACCTGAAGTCCCTCACGATGAAGGGTTTCAAGTCCTTCGCCTCGTCCACCACGTTGCGCCTGGAACCGGGCATCACGGCGGTCGTCGGGCCGAACGGGTCGGGCAAGTCCAACGTGGTCGACGCGATCGCCTGGGTGCTCGGTGAGCAGGGCGCCAAGGCGCTACGCGGCGGCAAGATGGAGGACGTCATCTTCGCCGGCACGGCCGACCGGCCGCCGCTGGGCCGGGCCGAGGTCACGCTGACCATCGACAACTCCGACGGCGCGCTGCCGATCGACTACGCCGAGGTCTCCATCACCCGCCGGATGTTCCGGGACGGGGTCGGCGAGTACGAGATCAACGGCTCCTCGTGTCGCCTGCTGGACATCCAGGAGCTGCTCTCGGACTCCGGCATCGGCCGCGAGATGCACGTGATCGTCGGGCAGGGCCAGCTCGACGCCGTGCTGCAGGCCCGCCCGGAGGACCGGCGCGCGTTCGTCGAGGAGGCGGCCGGGGTCCTCAAGCACCGCAAGCGCCGCGAGAAGACCATCCGCAAGCTCGACGCGATGCAGGCCAACCTCAACCGGCTCACCGACCTGACCGCCGAGATCCGCCGCCAGCTGGGACCGCTGGGCCGCCAGGCCGCGGTCGCCCGGCGCGCCGCCGGGGTGCAGGCCGACCTGCGGGACGCCCGGATGCGGTTGCTGGCCGACGAACTCACCCAGATCCTGACCAAGATCGAGCAGGACGCCGTCGACGAGCAGACCGCCGTCGAGCACCGCAACCGGGTGCAGCGCGACCTGGCCGAGGCCACCGAGCGGCTCAGTACCGCCGAGGCCGAGCTGCGCGAGCTGAGCCCGGCGGTCGCCCGCGCCCAGGAGACCTGGTTCGCCCTGTCCGCACTGGCCGAGCGGGTTCGCGGCACCGTGGCCCTGGCCGCCGAGCGGGCCCGCAACCTGTCCGCGCCGGTGCGCGACGCCGCCGAATCCCGCCGCGATCCGGACGAGCTCGAGGCCCGGGCCGAACGGGCCGAGGCCGAGCACGAGGCCCTGGTCGAGGCGGTCGAGGCCGCCGCCGAGCGGCTCGCCGCGGCCAGCGACGAGCGTCAGGAACGCGAGCACGCCCTGCGCGCCGCCGAGCACGAGCTGTCCGCCGCCAGCCGGCTGATCGCCGATCGGCGGGAGGGGTTGGCCAAGCTGGCCGGCCAGGTGCAGGCCGCGCGGTCCCGGCTCTCCGCCGGCAGCGACGAGGTGCAGCGGCTGTCCGCGGCGGTGACCGAGGCCCGCGACCGGGCCGCCCAGGCCCAGGTCGAGTTCACCCGCGCGCAGGACACCGTCGGCGACCTGGATTCCTCCGAGGTCGGCCTGGACGAGGCGCACGAGATGGCGACGGCGGAGCTGGAGGTCGCCCGCACCGCGGCCGCCGAACTGACCGATCACCTGCGGCATGCGCAGAGCACCGCCTCCTCGCTGCAGGCCCGGGTGGACGCGCTCGCCCTCGGATTGGACCGTCGCGACGGCACCGCCGACCTGCTGGCCGCCGGCGCGGACGCGCCGGGTCTGCTCGGTGGGGTGGCCGACGCGATCGGCGTCACCCCCGGGCACGAGACGGCCATCGCCGCCGCTCTCGGTGCGGTCGCCGACGCCGTCGCCGTGCGGTCGGTCAGCGACGCTGCGGCGGCCCTGGACCTATTGCGCAGCAACGACAGTGGCCGAGCCGGGATCCTCATCCAGGGCGCTCGCAGCCAGCCCGACCGCCGGTCCTGGCCGGAGCTGCCGGCCGGCGCGCATTGGGCGGTCGACCTGATCCGGGCCCCGGACATGCTGCTGCCGGCATTGACCCGCACCCTGGAACTGGTCGCCGTCGTGCCCGACGCGGCCGCCGCGATCGCGCTGATCGGCGCCGTGCCGGATGTGCGCTGCGTGACCGCCGACGGCGACGTCATCGGCCCCGACTGGGCCAGCGGGGGCAGCGCGGGCGGGCAGACCCTGCTGGAGATCCAGGCCACCCGCGACCAGGCCGCCGACGAGTTGACCGCCGCGCAGGCCCGGATCGAGGAGCTGACCGCCGCGCTGGCGCAGGCCAAGGCCCGGGTGAGCGCGGCCGAGGCCGCGGCGGCGGCGACCCTGTCGGCGCTGAACGAATCGGACGCGCACATCTCCGCGGTCGCCGAGGAGCTGGCCCGCTACGGCTCGGCCGCGCGGGCGGCGGCCGCCGAGGCCAACCGGCTCGAGGAACGCCGCCAGGCCGCCGAGACGGCCCGCGAGCAGCACCGCCGGGCCGTCGACGACCTGGAGGCCCGGCTCGCCGCGGTCGAATCCGAGCAAGCCCCGGTCGAGGTCGACACCTCGCTGCGGGACGAACTGGCCGACTCCGCCGCGCAGGCGCGGCAGCGTGAGGTCGAGGCCCGGCTGGTGCACCGCTCGGCGGAGGAACGGGCCAATGCGGCGGCCGGCGCCGGCGATTCGCTGCGCCGGGCCGCGGCCGCCGAACGCGACCAGCGGCGCCGGATCGCCGCGGCCAACCAGCGGCGGGTGCTGCAGGCCGCGGTGGCCACCCGGGTCGCCGAACTGGGGGAGCGGGTGGCCCAGCGGCTGTCCGTCTCGCTGGCCGAGGCCGCGGCCGAGAAGGACACCTGCGCCCAGCGGCGGGCCGAGGTTGACGCCGTGCTGCACGAGGCCCGCGCCCGGGCTGCCGAGCTCCAGTCCCAGTGGGACAAGCTGACCGACGCGGTGCATTCCGGCGAGGTGCTGCGGGCCCAGCAGACGATGCTGGCCCAGCAGCTGGCCGACCGCTCGGTCGACGAGTTCGCCATCCCGGCCGACGAGCTGATCGCCGCCTACGGCCCGTCCAACCCGGTCCCGCCGAACCCGCAGGAGATGGCCGAGTACGAGGCGGCCAAGGAACGCGGCGAGGACGTGGCCGCCCCGCCGTCGATGCCCTATGACCGGCCCACCCAGGAACGGCGGCTGCGCCGGGCCGAACGGGACCTGACGGCGCTGGGCAAGGTGAACCCGCTGGCCCTGGAGGAGTACGCCGGGCTGGAGGAGCGGCACAAGTTCCTGGCCACCCAGCTGGAGGATCTCAAGTCCACCCGCAAGGACCTGCTGCAGGTGATCAAGGACGTCGACGAGAAGATCCTGGAGCTGTTCGCCGCCGCCTACTGGGACGTCGAACGCGAGTTCAAGATCGTCTTCTCGACGCTGTTCCCGGGCGGTGAGGGCGAGCTGGTGCTCACCGACCCGTCGAACATGCTGACCACCGGCATAGAGGTCAACGCCCGGCCGCCGGGCAAGAAGGTCAAACGGCTGAGCCTGCTCTCCGGTGGCGAGCGCTCGCTGACCGCGGTCGCACTGCTGGTCGCCATCTTCCGCGCCCGGCCCAGCCCCTTCTACGTCATGGACGAGGTGGAGGCGGCGCTGGACGAGGTAAACCTGACCCGGCTGGTGTCGTTGATGGCCGAGCTGCGCGAGTCCTCGCAGCTGATCGTCATCACCCACCAGAAATTCACCATGGAGTCCGCCGACGCCCTGTACGGGGTGTCCATGCGCGGCGACGGCATCTCGCAGGTGATCAGCCAGCGGATCCGTGAGCGGCCCGCTGCCGAACCGACCAGCCCGCCGGTGGGCGGCCCGGCCGAGGAGCTGGCCACCGCGCCCTGA
- a CDS encoding helix-turn-helix transcriptional regulator, whose amino-acid sequence MQTGSSFGQPAGQRSGSTGRATGPDPVATYVYAGDPISQAGVISQLRQRAEIRVVDAEHLGEAVVAVVVADGLTDEVLRVLRALQRGSIPRTVLVARVIDDSTLVAAAEAGVGGLLRRGDATPDSLARAILRVAAGEGEVPPDLLGRLLGQVGRLQRQVLAPRGLAFSGLSDREAEVLKLVANGHDTAEIAGRLSYSQRTVKNILHDVTTRLQLRNRSHAVAYAVREGLI is encoded by the coding sequence ATGCAGACCGGTTCATCTTTCGGGCAGCCGGCGGGCCAGCGCTCCGGATCCACCGGCCGGGCCACCGGCCCGGATCCGGTGGCGACCTACGTGTACGCCGGAGACCCGATCTCGCAGGCCGGCGTGATCAGCCAGCTGCGGCAACGGGCCGAGATCCGGGTGGTCGACGCCGAGCACCTGGGTGAGGCCGTGGTGGCGGTGGTGGTCGCGGACGGCCTCACCGACGAGGTGCTGCGGGTGCTGCGGGCGCTGCAACGCGGGTCGATCCCGCGCACCGTGCTGGTCGCCCGGGTGATCGACGACTCGACCCTGGTGGCGGCGGCCGAGGCCGGGGTCGGCGGCCTGCTGCGTCGCGGCGACGCGACGCCCGATTCACTGGCCCGAGCCATCCTGCGGGTCGCCGCCGGCGAGGGAGAGGTGCCGCCGGATCTGCTGGGCCGGTTGCTCGGCCAGGTCGGGCGCCTGCAGCGTCAGGTGCTCGCGCCGCGCGGGCTGGCGTTCTCCGGGTTGTCCGACCGGGAGGCCGAGGTGCTCAAGCTGGTGGCCAACGGTCACGACACCGCGGAGATCGCCGGCCGGCTGTCCTACAGCCAACGCACCGTCAAGAACATCCTGCACGACGTGACCACCCGGTTGCAGCTGCGCAACCGGTCGCACGCCGTCGCGTACGCGGTCCGGGAAGGACTGATCTGA
- a CDS encoding DUF4255 domain-containing protein produces the protein MIHEVDVALRSLIEREATAGTEVEVVFDAPTKDWAGRRNVPTIDVYLYDIREDLRRRERGLINEYDDRDRVRTRHLPPRHFKLSYLVTAWTQRPEDEHRLLSALLSCFLRHDAIPGEFLTGPLAEVGLPVPVTVALPPPEDRSFADVWSALGGELKPSLDIVVSAPTETGQQYHAGPPVVQPPTISLGGTESRGDGALWPPREDRQHLAGPGSDASDDSGGPDGSDGSGGSGRSTGSGRRTGSDAAGAGRASTSGLSWQELAGSGRRSAESGPAPAGTETKAKPRRRRAGGIDQK, from the coding sequence GTGATCCACGAGGTCGATGTTGCGCTGCGCTCACTCATCGAGCGCGAGGCGACCGCGGGCACCGAGGTCGAGGTGGTGTTCGATGCCCCGACCAAGGACTGGGCCGGCCGGCGCAACGTGCCCACCATCGACGTCTACCTCTACGACATCCGGGAGGATCTGCGTCGGCGCGAACGTGGGCTGATCAACGAGTACGACGACCGGGACCGGGTGCGGACCCGGCACCTGCCGCCGCGGCATTTCAAGCTCTCCTACCTGGTGACGGCCTGGACGCAGCGCCCCGAGGACGAGCACCGCCTGCTCTCGGCCCTGCTGTCCTGCTTCCTGCGGCACGACGCCATCCCGGGCGAGTTCCTCACCGGGCCGCTGGCCGAGGTCGGGCTGCCGGTGCCGGTGACCGTGGCCCTGCCGCCCCCGGAGGACCGATCGTTCGCCGATGTCTGGTCGGCGCTGGGTGGCGAGCTCAAGCCGTCGCTGGACATCGTGGTCAGCGCCCCCACCGAGACCGGGCAGCAGTACCACGCCGGCCCCCCGGTGGTGCAGCCGCCGACGATCTCGTTGGGCGGCACCGAATCTCGCGGCGACGGCGCCCTGTGGCCGCCGCGCGAGGACCGCCAGCACCTGGCCGGTCCTGGCTCGGACGCCTCAGACGACTCGGGCGGCCCGGACGGCTCGGACGGCTCGGGCGGCTCGGGCAGGTCGACTGGGTCGGGCCGCCGGACCGGATCGGACGCGGCGGGCGCCGGTCGAGCCTCGACGTCGGGCCTGTCCTGGCAGGAACTGGCCGGCTCGGGTCGCCGCAGCGCGGAGTCCGGCCCCGCACCGGCCGGCACCGAGACCAAGGCCAAGCCCCGCCGTCGCCGCGCCGGTGGGATCGACCAGAAGTGA
- a CDS encoding ATP-binding protein gives MSAAGNQDRAGLAYLLGRVGLVEDRIRVLVQNRRADDPAPDDPFRGLYVTDEVVEKLLAPAAAPPRADGAAREQIETQADAAEADGARIRLRRLAAEAGLTALDTEILVIALVPDLDSRFERLYGYLNDDVTRRRATIGLALVLADAAPASSAARSRLLPGGPLVDRSLVVLDDADRPFLTRAIRVPDRVAAHLLGDDAVDPTLLGIVTDPVPFPGERSGQLARALQVGQSLVYVRESGAGIGPSVAAAALQAAGRPVLGVELSRLALGRDPRETVTVLGREALLRGAGVVAGPVEALTDHPEALRMLAELPVPVALVGRVNWDPSWTEKVPLLLDAGTLTPTDRIELWSTQLAGRSGAGADPVSLDPASIPAHFVLGPNQVARAVAAAAASAALDGGVLTADDLRRGARAQNAAGLERLARRTEPAVGWDDIVLPDAARGQLRDLAARARNRDRVLVEWRMRLGGGRGRGVTALFAGDSGTGKTMSAEVIAGELGLDLYTVNLATVVDKYVGETEKNLERIFSEAGGVNAVLLFDEADAIFGKRSEVRDAHDRYANIESAYLLQRMETFDGLAILATNLRSNIDDAFTRRLDMIIDFPAPDERSRLSIWQHCLRPPVPVEDGLDLEFCARSFTMSGGNIRSAATTAGYLAAGADKSIGMAELIAAIAAEYRKMGRLVLEREFGPYLTKLPAPGVPAR, from the coding sequence GTGAGCGCGGCGGGCAATCAGGACCGGGCCGGACTGGCTTACCTGCTGGGTCGGGTCGGCCTGGTGGAGGACCGGATCAGGGTGCTGGTGCAGAATCGCCGGGCCGACGACCCGGCCCCGGACGACCCGTTCCGCGGGCTGTACGTCACCGACGAGGTGGTCGAGAAGTTGCTGGCCCCGGCGGCCGCCCCGCCGCGGGCGGACGGCGCCGCGCGGGAGCAGATCGAGACGCAGGCCGACGCGGCCGAGGCCGATGGGGCGCGGATCCGGCTGCGCCGGCTGGCCGCCGAGGCCGGGCTCACCGCCCTGGACACCGAGATCCTGGTCATCGCCCTGGTGCCCGATCTGGACAGCCGGTTCGAGAGGCTCTACGGCTACCTCAACGACGACGTGACCCGGCGGCGAGCCACCATCGGTCTGGCGTTGGTGCTGGCCGACGCGGCCCCGGCGTCGTCGGCGGCCCGGTCCCGGCTGCTGCCCGGGGGGCCGTTGGTCGACCGATCGCTGGTCGTGCTCGACGACGCCGACCGGCCGTTCCTGACCCGGGCCATCCGGGTGCCCGACCGGGTCGCCGCCCACCTGCTCGGCGACGACGCGGTGGACCCGACCCTGCTCGGCATCGTCACCGATCCGGTGCCCTTCCCGGGCGAGCGATCCGGCCAGTTGGCCCGGGCTTTGCAGGTCGGGCAGTCGCTGGTCTACGTGCGCGAGTCCGGCGCCGGAATCGGACCGTCGGTGGCCGCCGCCGCGCTGCAGGCGGCCGGCCGCCCGGTGCTGGGTGTCGAACTGTCCCGGCTCGCGCTCGGCCGGGACCCGCGGGAGACGGTGACCGTGCTCGGTCGGGAGGCGTTGCTGCGCGGGGCCGGGGTCGTCGCCGGGCCCGTCGAGGCGCTCACCGACCACCCGGAGGCGCTGCGGATGCTGGCCGAACTGCCGGTGCCGGTGGCTTTGGTCGGCCGGGTCAACTGGGATCCCAGCTGGACCGAGAAGGTGCCGTTGCTGCTGGACGCGGGCACGCTGACCCCGACCGACCGGATCGAGTTGTGGTCCACCCAGCTGGCCGGCCGGTCCGGGGCGGGAGCCGACCCGGTGTCGCTCGACCCGGCCTCGATCCCGGCCCATTTCGTTCTCGGCCCGAACCAGGTGGCCCGCGCGGTCGCCGCGGCCGCGGCCTCGGCCGCGTTGGACGGGGGTGTGCTGACCGCCGATGACCTGCGGCGGGGCGCCCGGGCGCAGAACGCGGCCGGCCTGGAACGGCTGGCCCGACGGACCGAACCGGCGGTCGGCTGGGACGACATCGTGCTGCCGGACGCGGCCCGGGGGCAGCTCCGCGACCTGGCCGCCCGGGCCCGCAACCGCGACCGGGTGCTGGTCGAGTGGCGGATGCGGCTCGGCGGTGGCCGCGGGCGTGGGGTGACCGCCCTGTTCGCCGGGGACTCGGGCACCGGCAAGACGATGTCGGCCGAGGTCATCGCCGGGGAACTCGGTCTGGACCTGTATACGGTCAACCTGGCCACCGTCGTCGACAAGTACGTGGGGGAGACCGAGAAGAACCTGGAACGGATCTTCTCCGAGGCCGGCGGGGTCAACGCGGTCCTGCTGTTCGACGAGGCCGACGCGATCTTCGGCAAGCGCAGCGAGGTTCGCGACGCGCACGACCGGTACGCCAACATCGAGAGCGCCTACCTGCTGCAGCGGATGGAAACCTTCGACGGGCTGGCCATTCTGGCCACCAACCTGCGCTCCAACATCGACGACGCGTTCACCCGCCGGCTCGACATGATCATCGACTTCCCGGCCCCCGACGAGCGGTCCCGGCTGTCCATCTGGCAGCACTGCCTGCGCCCGCCGGTGCCCGTCGAGGACGGCCTGGACCTGGAGTTCTGCGCCCGCTCCTTCACCATGTCCGGTGGCAACATCCGGTCGGCGGCCACCACCGCTGGCTACCTGGCCGCGGGGGCGGACAAGTCGATCGGCATGGCGGAGCTGATCGCCGCGATCGCCGCCGAGTACCGCAAGATGGGCCGGCTGGTCCTGGAACGGGAGTTCGGGCCCTACCTGACCAAGCTGCCCGCGCCCGGGGTGCCGGCTCGATGA
- a CDS encoding group I truncated hemoglobin → MSDSPVGPYQELGRHPGIRRAVQEFYERIAADPSLVEYFADADMDRLRRHVVELLAAAVGGPGQYTGRTMAKAHQGLHITDEAFDRVLGHLNAALVDVGADDRTIREVLRALSGMRMDIVQE, encoded by the coding sequence ATGTCGGACTCACCGGTGGGCCCTTATCAGGAGCTCGGACGGCACCCCGGCATCCGTCGGGCCGTGCAGGAATTCTACGAACGGATCGCCGCCGACCCGTCGCTGGTCGAATACTTCGCCGACGCCGATATGGACCGCCTGCGTCGCCACGTGGTGGAACTGCTGGCCGCCGCGGTCGGCGGCCCCGGCCAGTACACCGGCCGCACGATGGCCAAGGCCCATCAAGGCCTGCACATCACCGACGAGGCCTTCGACCGGGTGCTCGGACACCTCAACGCGGCCCTGGTCGACGTCGGCGCGGACGACCGGACCATCCGCGAGGTGCTGCGCGCCCTGTCCGGCATGCGGATGGACATCGTGCAGGAGTGA
- a CDS encoding COG1470 family protein translates to MDEVICQQCGTRNEPGTEFCVECQSYLSWTETRETSLAQLQADAATGTDPAPATDPATVAATDPTPTPTPTATPTPTPDPVPVVRADPPAGAQPATRPQPATRPQPSTRPQPAVEPVRAVIDPAAAEVVPGGDVETLEVQVYNLSPIVDAYRIWAPDAPDWLTVSEQEVRLLPGTNDRTAVTLRIAGGRLVPAGVSTLVIRVQSVAHPEITVDHEIALTVPGIEVPLMLRLEPSIVRARDDQPGQLQAVVDNSTGNQARQVTLTGRDPEGLVRFFFSPAVLDVPAGATAAAGVRVEAPTPDPGQTATRQLTIAATDGDEQVTATATFMQTATQEAPLALRIEPTLVRVRDTDTGQLEVVIDNRGGLRTRRVFLGGRDPERIVHFAFAPPSLDVLAGETGTARLRIEAPPPAAGQEVSRSFTVLATSPGVPDLEAPATFVQATSAAPTDVPLTLRLDPTIVRVRDSTSGALELLIDNRAGHRSRRVFLSGRDPERLVRFTFTPPSLDVLAGEIGQARVRVEAPLPDFGQEATRQITVVASEGVGRNGPREIEVAGSFVQTRAPKPVEVPVAVKLEPSLVRVRDTPNAQFQVIVDNRRGTRPKRITLAGTDPERAIGFSFWPPVVDVAPGQIARAQVRMEAYPPEPGRDSTRPFTVTAADGTTEQEVEGSFVQVTSPPPPDEPMTIRLEPSVLRTRNRRSASATVIADNRGGSRPRRVQFRGHDPERAVRFAFDPPVIDLAPGQSGAARVQISAPRPDGGEEVTRPFTVAATDGAKETEATGSFIQESSDWRPVWRAILTLLGGALMIAGVFIPWSAGPALRGIDFTATEVDDLSEQFQLIELPDVVRQPFASAGAVIVVLAIIAMIGLFGPKGRLSRWAAAIGAVIAAGFLVSAAVGVVAVARVDVGSFVVLLGCACAFIGGYLAPKRG, encoded by the coding sequence ATGGACGAGGTCATCTGTCAGCAGTGCGGAACCCGGAACGAGCCGGGCACCGAGTTCTGTGTCGAGTGCCAGTCCTACCTGTCCTGGACCGAGACCCGGGAGACCAGCCTGGCCCAGCTGCAGGCCGATGCGGCGACCGGCACCGACCCCGCGCCGGCGACCGATCCGGCCACCGTCGCCGCCACTGACCCGACCCCGACCCCGACCCCGACGGCGACCCCGACGCCGACGCCGGATCCCGTTCCGGTCGTCCGCGCCGACCCGCCGGCCGGCGCGCAGCCGGCCACCCGCCCGCAGCCGGCCACCCGCCCGCAGCCGTCCACCCGGCCGCAGCCGGCGGTCGAACCGGTGCGCGCGGTCATCGACCCGGCCGCCGCCGAGGTCGTGCCGGGTGGCGACGTGGAAACCCTCGAGGTCCAGGTCTACAACCTCTCGCCGATCGTCGACGCCTACCGGATCTGGGCCCCGGACGCGCCGGACTGGCTGACCGTCTCCGAACAGGAGGTCCGGCTGCTGCCGGGCACCAATGATCGGACCGCGGTCACCCTGCGCATCGCCGGCGGCCGATTGGTGCCCGCCGGGGTCAGCACCCTGGTCATCCGGGTGCAGTCCGTCGCCCATCCCGAGATCACCGTCGACCACGAGATCGCGCTCACCGTCCCGGGCATCGAGGTGCCCTTGATGCTGCGGCTCGAGCCGAGCATCGTGCGGGCGCGGGACGACCAGCCCGGCCAACTGCAGGCCGTCGTCGACAACTCCACCGGCAACCAGGCCCGGCAGGTGACGCTGACCGGGCGTGACCCGGAGGGGCTGGTCCGGTTCTTCTTCTCACCGGCGGTCCTGGACGTCCCGGCCGGCGCGACCGCGGCCGCCGGCGTCCGGGTCGAGGCGCCCACGCCCGACCCCGGGCAGACCGCGACCAGACAGCTGACCATCGCCGCCACCGACGGCGACGAGCAGGTGACCGCGACCGCGACGTTCATGCAGACGGCCACGCAGGAAGCCCCGCTGGCCCTGCGGATCGAACCCACCCTGGTGCGGGTCCGGGACACCGACACCGGTCAGCTCGAGGTGGTCATCGACAACCGAGGTGGCCTGCGCACCCGACGGGTGTTCCTGGGCGGCCGGGACCCGGAACGGATCGTGCACTTCGCCTTCGCGCCACCGTCGCTGGACGTGCTCGCCGGCGAGACCGGGACCGCCCGGTTGCGGATCGAGGCGCCGCCGCCGGCCGCCGGCCAGGAGGTCTCCCGCTCGTTCACCGTGCTGGCCACCTCACCCGGCGTCCCCGACCTGGAGGCCCCGGCAACCTTCGTGCAGGCGACATCCGCGGCGCCGACGGATGTTCCGTTGACCCTGCGGCTGGATCCGACCATCGTGCGAGTCCGGGACAGCACCAGCGGGGCCCTGGAACTGCTTATCGATAACCGCGCGGGACACCGCTCCCGGCGCGTGTTCCTGTCCGGTCGGGACCCGGAACGGCTGGTCCGCTTCACCTTCACGCCGCCGTCGCTGGACGTGCTGGCCGGTGAGATCGGCCAGGCCCGGGTCCGGGTCGAGGCGCCGCTGCCGGACTTCGGGCAGGAGGCCACCCGGCAGATCACCGTGGTCGCCTCGGAGGGCGTGGGTCGCAACGGTCCCCGGGAGATCGAGGTCGCCGGCTCGTTCGTGCAGACCCGGGCGCCCAAGCCGGTGGAGGTGCCGGTCGCCGTCAAACTCGAACCGAGTCTGGTGCGGGTGCGGGACACCCCGAACGCCCAGTTCCAGGTCATCGTGGACAACCGTCGGGGCACCCGGCCCAAGCGGATCACCCTGGCCGGGACCGATCCCGAACGGGCGATCGGCTTCTCGTTCTGGCCGCCGGTGGTCGACGTCGCCCCCGGCCAGATCGCGCGGGCCCAGGTCCGCATGGAGGCCTACCCGCCGGAGCCGGGCCGCGACAGCACCCGGCCGTTCACCGTGACCGCCGCGGACGGCACCACCGAGCAGGAGGTGGAGGGCTCCTTCGTCCAGGTCACCTCGCCGCCGCCACCCGATGAGCCGATGACCATCCGGCTGGAGCCCAGCGTCCTGCGAACCCGTAACCGGCGCAGCGCGTCGGCGACCGTCATCGCCGACAACCGCGGCGGGTCACGGCCGCGCCGGGTCCAGTTCCGCGGGCACGATCCGGAACGGGCCGTGCGCTTCGCCTTCGACCCGCCGGTCATCGACCTAGCCCCGGGGCAGAGCGGGGCCGCGCGGGTGCAGATCTCCGCGCCGCGCCCGGACGGTGGCGAGGAGGTGACCCGCCCCTTCACCGTCGCCGCGACCGACGGGGCGAAGGAGACCGAGGCCACCGGCAGCTTCATCCAGGAGTCCAGCGACTGGCGGCCGGTCTGGCGGGCGATCCTGACCCTGCTCGGCGGCGCCCTGATGATCGCCGGCGTGTTCATCCCGTGGAGCGCCGGCCCGGCGCTGCGCGGGATCGACTTCACCGCCACCGAGGTCGACGACCTGTCCGAGCAGTTCCAGCTGATCGAGCTGCCCGACGTGGTCCGCCAACCGTTCGCCTCGGCCGGGGCGGTGATCGTCGTGCTGGCGATCATCGCCATGATCGGCCTGTTCGGGCCCAAGGGCCGGCTCAGCCGGTGGGCGGCCGCGATCGGGGCAGTGATCGCCGCCGGCTTCCTGGTCTCCGCGGCCGTCGGCGTGGTCGCGGTCGCCCGGGTGGACGTGGGGTCGTTCGTGGTGCTGCTGGGGTGCGCGTGCGCGTTCATCGGCGGCTACCTGGCCCCGAAACGGGGGTGA